In Necator americanus strain Aroian chromosome IV, whole genome shotgun sequence, the following proteins share a genomic window:
- a CDS encoding hypothetical protein (NECATOR_CHRIV.G15901.T1) encodes MCSRIAVDLFFDVFSPYSWIGFEGLMRYQKVWPISVRLRPFYFAGIIKATKNNGAPLMLAEKESYMDLDLKRNSTYWGVPVSLPMNFKNLVFTKSSANAQRLLIALQKEQPSLLEEAARLMWTRTFTHHIGVFHKEDLMEIMSDLEIENPTALLELASSHDVKDALKINTSEALDMGCFGAPWIHVHTPNGKIEPFFGSDRLPLIGHLIGEPYEGPLNHLAEHHSSLTELK; translated from the exons ATGTGTTCTCGTATAGCAGTTGATCTTTTCTTCGACGTTTTTTCGCCCTATAGTTGGATTGGATTCGAG ggTCTGATGAGGTACCAGAAGGTGTGGCCTATCAGTGTTCGTCTGCGCCCATTCTATTTTGCGGGGATCATCAAAGCAACAA aAAACAATGGAGCACCGTTGATGTTAGCAGAGAAAGAATCTTACATGGACTTAGATCTCAAGAGGAACTCGACGTATTGGGGCGTGCCAGTATCTCTTCCGATG aattttaaaaatctggTGTTCACGAAATCATCTGCGAACGCTCAGCGGCTCTTAATCGCTCTGCAGAAAGAACAACCATCACTGCTTGAAGAGGCTGCCAGGTTGATGTGGACAAGAACTTTCACACATCACATTGGTGTCTTTCATAAAGAAGACCTTATGGAG ATAATGAGTGACCTAGAAATTGAGAATCCCACTGCTCTTCTGGAATTGGCTTCTTCTCATGACGTCAAAGATGCTTTGAAAATTAACACGAGTGAAGCTTTAGATATGGGA tgttttGGCGCTCCATGGATTCACGTGCACACACCAAATGGGAAGATCGAACCGTTTTTTGGCAGCGATCGCTTACCACTCATTGGCCACCTCATAGGCGAGCCCTACGAAGGACCCCTGAATCATCTCGCGGAACATCATTCTTCGTTAACTGAATTGAAATAG
- a CDS encoding hypothetical protein (NECATOR_CHRIV.G15897.T2) produces MNNNNNNNNNDALRLEIARLTANQRELIRISYQSLEAESTKNGMDLFVKLFAEFPNYKNIWPQFHEVADSSLIFSDKLRNHAKVYMAGLKRIVDVLDDNEKLIETTTKIAGSHLKWNICKFHIEHMVPGLLEVLSICMGGKINQDVCEAWQTLYDIIGNMVNIQKRAQKMIQ; encoded by the exons atgaataacaataacaacaacaataacaacg ACGCCCTACGCTTGGAAATAGCTAGACTCACAGCAAATCAAAGAGAACTCATCCGTATTTCATATCAATCGCTGGAAGCCGAATCTACTAAGAATGGAATGGATCTGTTTGTGAA ACTTTTCGCGGAATTTCCGAACTATAAGAATATTTGGCCGCAGTTTCATGAGGTCGCGGACAGCTCCCTAATATTCTCTGATAAACTGCGGAATCACGCCAAGGTCTATATGGCGGGACTGAAG AGAATCGTTGACGTGCTGGATGATAATGAGAAGTTGATCGAAACCACAACCAAGATCGCTGGTAGTCACTTGAAGTGGAACATCTGTAAATTTCACATTGAG CATATGGTACCAGGATTATTGGAAGTGCTGAGCATCTGCATGGGAGGGAAGATAAACCAAGACGTGTGTGAAGCATGGCAAACACTTTATGACATCATTGGAAATATGGTTAATATACAGAAAAGAGCTCAAAAAATGATTCAATGA
- a CDS encoding hypothetical protein (NECATOR_CHRIV.G15896.T1), with translation MNSTMRGRFAYEDILGDQFQLRALKGTTFPHNVMSSSIQLCQSQVRVREMCTTHTNMVRRGGKSCDFGYRTTFSKKEVMQPHVLLT, from the exons ATGAACTCAACAATGAGGGGACGATTTGCTTATGAAGATATTTTAGGAGATCAGTTTCAGTTGCGAGCGTTAAAGGGCACAACATTTCCTCACAATGTTATGTCGTCGAGTATACAA TTGTGTCAATCTCAAGTCCGAGTGAGGGAGATGTGCACCACCCATACCAATATGGTGCGCCGTGGTGGAAAAAGTTGTGATTTTGGCTACAGGACAACATTTTCCAAAAAGGAAGTTATGCAGCCTCATGTGCTGCTGACATAG
- a CDS encoding hypothetical protein (NECATOR_CHRIV.G15900.T2), producing the protein MYVAKLVKCSALAARRHGNYGNNIRSRLFGHSLVQCIPVAFRLHSCSTNPNSLHLPTAPPYPSIYPEAREYPQNPHFQQQNLYPKLSDTHY; encoded by the exons ATGTATGTAGCGAAGTTGGTGAAATGTTCCGCTCTGGCTGCACG ACGTCATGGTAACTACGGCAACAACATTCGTTCACGCCTTTTTGGTCACAGCCTTGTTCAGTGCATTCCTGTGGCTTTTCGTCTGCATAGCTGCTCAACTAACCCTAATTCCTTGCATcta CCCACTGCACCTCCATATCCTTCAATCTatccagaagcaagagaataTCCCCAGAATCCGCACTTCCAGCAACAAAACTTGTATCCAAAACTGTCAGATACGCATTACTAG
- a CDS encoding hypothetical protein (NECATOR_CHRIV.G15899.T1), which produces MDVHTSKNTDSTNPSSVARSEGQFFSSVTDGGERNMSAYLDQSDEIALDYPDWDDKIFNERRGGGILAVLQI; this is translated from the exons ATGGATGTTCACACTAGCAAGAATACCGACTCCACTAATCCCTCTTCTGTCGCACGTTCAGAGggacagttcttctccagtgttACAGATGGTGGTGAGAGAAATATGAGTGCCTATCTCGATCAATCTGATGAAATCGCACTTGATTATCCCGACTGGGATGATAAGATCTTCAACG AGCGGCGGGGAGGGGGAATTTTAGCTGTGTTACAAATTTAG
- a CDS encoding hypothetical protein (NECATOR_CHRIV.G15897.T1), with protein MNNNNNNNNNGDKDALRLEIARLTANQRELIRISYQSLEAESTKNGMDLFVKLFAEFPNYKNIWPQFHEVADSSLIFSDKLRNHAKVYMAGLKRIVDVLDDNEKLIETTTKIAGSHLKWNICKFHIEHMVPGLLEVLSICMGGKINQDVCEAWQTLYDIIGNMVNIQKRAQKMIQ; from the exons atgaataacaataacaacaacaataacaacggTGATAAAg ACGCCCTACGCTTGGAAATAGCTAGACTCACAGCAAATCAAAGAGAACTCATCCGTATTTCATATCAATCGCTGGAAGCCGAATCTACTAAGAATGGAATGGATCTGTTTGTGAA ACTTTTCGCGGAATTTCCGAACTATAAGAATATTTGGCCGCAGTTTCATGAGGTCGCGGACAGCTCCCTAATATTCTCTGATAAACTGCGGAATCACGCCAAGGTCTATATGGCGGGACTGAAG AGAATCGTTGACGTGCTGGATGATAATGAGAAGTTGATCGAAACCACAACCAAGATCGCTGGTAGTCACTTGAAGTGGAACATCTGTAAATTTCACATTGAG CATATGGTACCAGGATTATTGGAAGTGCTGAGCATCTGCATGGGAGGGAAGATAAACCAAGACGTGTGTGAAGCATGGCAAACACTTTATGACATCATTGGAAATATGGTTAATATACAGAAAAGAGCTCAAAAAATGATTCAATGA
- a CDS encoding hypothetical protein (NECATOR_CHRIV.G15900.T1), which yields MDRFDRRVTDALDGTRHYNQVRDPSIPLPPGVVTVQPTAPPYPSIYPEAREYPQNPHFQQQNLYPKLSDTHY from the exons ATGGACCGCTTTGACAGAAGGGTGACGGATGCGTTGGACGGTACACGTCATTACAATCAAGTAAGAGACCCATCGATACCTCTCCCACCTGGAGTTGTTACTGTACAG CCCACTGCACCTCCATATCCTTCAATCTatccagaagcaagagaataTCCCCAGAATCCGCACTTCCAGCAACAAAACTTGTATCCAAAACTGTCAGATACGCATTACTAG
- a CDS encoding hypothetical protein (NECATOR_CHRIV.G15898.T1) → MLFVSLAEAETTSGRWQMIRTKEGIAKNNGNQGVQDAQVDFWKDALTNGSDEESYWSAEHLRVDEESCGYESHEGPSSFWILTSSYVEPLES, encoded by the coding sequence atgctcttcgtgtctcTCGCGGAAGCAGAAACCACTAGCGGACGTTGGCAAATGATCCGAACAAAGGAAGGAATTGCGAAAAACAATGGGAATCAGGGTGTTCAAGACGCTCAAGTCGACTTTTGGAAAGATGCTTTAACAAACGGTTCTGACGAAGAATCATATTGGTCTGCAGAACATCTGCGAGTTGACGAGGAAAGCTGCGGATATGAAAGCCATGAAGGGCCATCTTCATTCTGGATACTCACGAGCAGCTACGTGGAGCCGCTTGAGTCATGA
- a CDS encoding hypothetical protein (NECATOR_CHRIV.G15902.T1) codes for MDPNPELTHLYSCSRWANLDPNEVIANYVQIGEETCKQLRKTIHVEDLPYDQSDDPNSPTKVDIWGEVKDDLVIFIHGGYWQEGTRKVVSPVAVNLLKRGIAMAAVGYEYASPSNPISQVVKQLVAATEFLLSKHPQAKRITLAGHSAGAQLAFKVATCLQHPRIQKLALFAGVFDLSELPFCEIGAAIGLTPEEAKKSSCHACEINTVNIRVQILIALKDSPKLIEQNRAMVKAMKSLGIALDAHEFVNCDHFDIVQGLRENSEEQTQKFLAFLCDDKVLS; via the exons ATGGATCCGAATCCAGAGCTTACTCATCTCTATTCCTGCAGTCGCTGGGCGAACTTGGATCCGAACGAA GTTATCGCCAACTATGTCCAAATTGGAGAAGAAACCTGCAAGCAACTCCGGAAAACAATCCATGTTGAAGATCTTCCTTATGATCAGTCAG ACGATCCTAATAGTCCCACAAAAGTTGATATCTGGGGAGAGGTAAAAGACGACTTGGTTATCTTCATTCATGGCGGTTATTGGCAG gaaggaaCAAGAAAAGTGGTCAGCCCAGTTGCCGTAAACCTATTGAAGAGAGGAATAGCGATGGCTGCGGTTGGCTACGAATACGCCAGCCCTTCTAATCCCATCTCGCAAGTGGTCAAGCAACTCGTGGCTGCTACTGAA TTTCTACTTAGCAAACATCCACAAGCAAAGAGAATCACATTGGCAGGACACTCTGCTGGTGCACAACTGGCCTTCAAAG TCGCGACGTGCTTGCAACATCCTCGGATTCAAAAGCTCGCCTTATTTGCCGGAGTATTCGACTTGAGCGAGTTGCCGTTTTGCGAAATTGGCGCAGCCATTGG CTTAACTCCTGAGGAAGCGAAGAAGAGTTCGTGTCATGCGTGCGAGATTAACACGGTTAACATTCGTGTTCAGATTCTGATAGCATTAAAG GACTCACCTAAGCTCATTGAGCAGAATAGGGCCATGGTTAAAGCGATGAAAAGTCTAGGAATAGCACTGGACGCAcat GAGTTTGTGAACTGTGACCACTTCGATATCGtgcaaggacttcgtgaaaacAGCGAAGAGCAAACACAGAAGTTCCTAGCATTTCTTTGTGATGATAAAGTGCTCTCTTAA